A stretch of the TM7 phylum sp. oral taxon 349 genome encodes the following:
- the uppS gene encoding di-trans,poly-cis-decaprenylcistransferase — protein sequence MSERGSIPTHVGYIVDGNRRWAKARGLDSQAGHEAGYEKVKDIVLDTIDRGVPYVSAYIFSTENWHRSGPEVKYLMDLVVKLLSEDLPVFVERGIRLRVAGTRIRLSRRVKKAIDKAETATKDLTNGTVILSFNYGGHQEIIDAVNRLRKTLSAQKKVTAQIFEQFLYTPDVPPCDLIVRTSGEQRLSNFMLWRSAYSELIFIKKAWPDMTKRDVTAILKEYAKRSRRFGG from the coding sequence ATGAGCGAGCGAGGTAGTATTCCGACACACGTCGGCTATATTGTTGACGGCAACCGGCGTTGGGCGAAAGCGCGCGGGCTTGATTCGCAGGCAGGGCATGAGGCTGGGTACGAGAAAGTTAAAGACATCGTGCTTGATACGATTGACCGCGGCGTGCCGTACGTGAGCGCGTATATATTTAGCACCGAAAATTGGCACCGAAGCGGTCCGGAGGTGAAGTATCTGATGGATTTGGTCGTGAAATTATTATCGGAAGATTTGCCGGTTTTTGTCGAGCGTGGTATACGGCTGCGTGTAGCAGGAACGCGCATACGCTTAAGCCGGCGTGTCAAGAAGGCAATTGATAAGGCGGAAACAGCGACGAAAGACTTAACAAATGGTACGGTCATTTTATCGTTCAACTATGGCGGGCACCAAGAGATTATTGATGCAGTGAATCGGCTGCGTAAAACATTGTCGGCGCAGAAAAAAGTTACAGCGCAGATCTTTGAGCAATTCTTATATACACCCGATGTACCGCCATGTGATTTGATTGTCCGGACGAGCGGCGAACAGCGCTTAAGCAATTTCATGCTGTGGCGCAGTGCTTACAGCGAGCTGATCTTTATCAAAAAAGCTTGGCCTGACATGACAAAGCGCGACGTAACCG